In the Agrococcus beijingensis genome, TCGCGCTCGCGATCACCGTCGCGTTCGTCGCCTCGTGGGCGGCCACGCTGGGCATCGCGGAGCACGACCTCGACTTCTGGTGGGAGCTCGCGCTGCTCGTGGTGATCATGCTGCTGGGGCACTGGCTCGAGATGCGCTCGCTCGCGCAGACGTCGTCGGCGCTCGACTCGCTCGCCGCGCTGCTGCCCGACGAGGCGGAGCGCGAGGTCGACGGCGGCACCGAGCGGGTCTCCCCCGACGCGCTGCGCGTCGGCGACGTGGTCGTCGTGCGGCCCGGCGCGCGCGTGCCCGCCGACGGCGAGATCATCGCCGGCTCGGCGAGCTTCGACGAGTCGATGATCACCGGTGAGTCGCGCCCGGTCGCCCGCGGCATCGCCGACCGCGTCGTCGCCGGCACCGTCGCCACCGACTCGGGCGTGCGCGTGCGCGTCGACGCGACCGGCGACGAGACCGCGATCGCCGGCATCCGCCGCCTCGTCGCCGATGCCCAGGCGTCGACGTCGAAGGCGCAGCGGCTCGCCGACCGCGCGGCCGGCTGGCTCTTCTGGTTCGCGCTGATCGCTGCCGCGCTCACCGCCGTCGCCTGGACGATCGCCGGAGCCCCCGACGACGCCGTCGTGCGCGCCGTGACGGTGCTCGTGATCGCCTGCCCGCACGCGCTCGGCCTCGCCATCCCGCTCGTCGTGTCGATCGCGACCGAGCGCGCCGCCCGCGGCGGCGTGCTGATCGCCGACCGGCTCGCGCTCGAGACGATGCGCGCCGTCGACGTCGTGCTGTTCGACAAGACCGGCACCCTCACCGCGGGCGAGCCCGCGCTCGTCGAGCTCCACGCCGTCGACGGCGACACCGATCGACTGCTCGCGCTCGCCGCGGCGGCCGAGTCGGCGAGCGAGCACCCGCTCGCGCGGGCGATCGTGCGCGCGGCCGAGGAGCGCGCGCTCGTCGTCCCCGACGCATCCGACTTCTCCTCCTCCCCCGCGGTCGGCGTGACGGCCACGGTCGACGAGCGCCGCGTGCGCGTCGGCGGCCCGCACCTGCTCGGCGAGGAGGCCGCCCACGAGCTGCCCCAGGTCGAGCCGTGGCGCGCGGAGGGCGCGATCATCCTGCACGTCGTCGTCGACGGCCGCGTCGAGGGTGCGCTGCGGCTGGCCGACGAGATCCGCCCCGAGTCGAAGCAGGCGGTGGATGCGCTGCACCGGCTGGGCGTCGAGGTCGCCATGGTCACGGGTGACGCGGAGGCCGTCGCGCGCAGCGTCGCCGGCCGGCTCGGCATCGATCGGGTGGCGGCCGGCGTGCGGCCGGAGCACAAGGAGCGCGAGGTGGCGCGGCTGCAGGCCGAGGGCCACCGGGTGGCGTTCGTCGGCGACGGCGTGAACGACGCTCCG is a window encoding:
- a CDS encoding heavy metal translocating P-type ATPase — translated: MREHENLSHDRGHDAVHERERGEEHSDHAGHEEHTSHAGHEEHSDHAGHEQHSSHADSSHAGHEEHSSHAGHEERSSHAGHEQHSSPAGHEEHSAHAGHGGHAGHGDHVGMFRRLFWWMLALAVPTVLLSGMFASIVGYDLPDQPWARWVSPVLGTVLYAVGGRPFLTGAVDELRARRPGMMLLIALAITVAFVASWAATLGIAEHDLDFWWELALLVVIMLLGHWLEMRSLAQTSSALDSLAALLPDEAEREVDGGTERVSPDALRVGDVVVVRPGARVPADGEIIAGSASFDESMITGESRPVARGIADRVVAGTVATDSGVRVRVDATGDETAIAGIRRLVADAQASTSKAQRLADRAAGWLFWFALIAAALTAVAWTIAGAPDDAVVRAVTVLVIACPHALGLAIPLVVSIATERAARGGVLIADRLALETMRAVDVVLFDKTGTLTAGEPALVELHAVDGDTDRLLALAAAAESASEHPLARAIVRAAEERALVVPDASDFSSSPAVGVTATVDERRVRVGGPHLLGEEAAHELPQVEPWRAEGAIILHVVVDGRVEGALRLADEIRPESKQAVDALHRLGVEVAMVTGDAEAVARSVAGRLGIDRVAAGVRPEHKEREVARLQAEGHRVAFVGDGVNDAPALARADVGLAIGAGTDVAIASADVILASSDPRSVLSVFELSHASARKMVQNLWWAAGYNLLSVPLAAGVLAPVGFVLPMSVGALLMSVSTIVVALNAQLLRRLDLTPEASTARVLRG